The Planctellipticum variicoloris DNA window GATTTCAGCTCATTACTCCGGTGGGGCTAGTGCTCAATATCGTGCTGGGGCCGCTGATTCTGATCGTCATGTGGCTGGGGTACTCCACGCTGCTCGTGGGGATGGTGTCCCCTTTTGTTGCGTCATGGATCTCGCCCCTGCTCCACGCCGTCCTCTCCGCGTTTCTGCGGTGCGTCCGCTGGGGCGGACGCTGGGACGGAGGACACCAGTTTGTGCCGGGACCAGACTTCGGCTGGCTGATCGTGTTCTACGTTGCAGCCGGCGTCCTGGTCTGGAGTTCGCCTGGCTCGTCGGCTCGCCGCCGGGCCTTGAAAGTTCTGGCGGTCCTGACCGTCTGCGGACTGGCCTGGGGGTTGCGGCCGCAGGCTGCCGGCGAGCTGCGGATGACAGTCCTGTCGGTCGGGCACGGATTGTCGGTTGTGGTTTCATGTCCGAACGGCCGGACGCTCGTCTATGACGCCGGGGGGATGTTTCTGGACCGGCGCGTGGCGGAGACGGCGCTGCGCGCGGTCTGGCGACATGGGGCCTCCAGCATTGATGTCCTTGTGCTGTCGCATCCCGATGCGGACCACTGCAACGCGGTTCCGCGTCTGCTGGAACTGGCGGCCGTCGGCGGCATCGGGATGCATCGCACATTTGTCGACGAACGTCAGGAGATTGTTCGGGATGTGCTGAATTCCGCCGCGGATCGGTCTGTGCCGCTGCTGCTCTCCGCGCCGCAGTCCATCCGGCTGGACCCGGACGTGCAGATTGAAGTGATCCATCCCGCCCCCGGATTTGATTCCGAAAAGGACAACGCGAACAGCCTGGTGCTGGCGATCACTTATGCCGGCCGGACGGTTCTGCTGGCGGGGGATCTGGAGGCCGACGGACTGGCCGCGCTGCTGAGACTGCCGCCGCGTCGTATCGATGTGCTGCTGGCGCCGCATCATGGGAGTCGCCCGTCGAATCCCCTCGACCTGGCCCGGTGGGCTCGCCCGGAGATCGTGATTGCGAGCAGCGGAGACGCCGGGAGCCTTGCAATTCTCGAAGAAGTCTACGGCGTCGACTGCCTGTCGACCCGCCAGTCCGGTGCGATCGGCGTGCGGGTTTCGCAAGCCGGCGCGATTTCGGTCGAGCCGTTCAAATCGCCACGTCCGGCGTCGCGATGAGCTCCTCATGGGCCCGCAGCTCGAGGACTTTCCGCCGCAACTGGCGGCGGAGATTGGACCACTCTTCGACGGCTTCCCGGAAATCCGCGCCGGCGCGGCCGATGGCGAGATTGCGGCCGCGGCCCCCGGCGACGGTTTTCTGGATCTCCATCAGCCGCGGCTCCAGCGTATCTTGGAGGTAGGAGATTGCTGTTTCGGCAAGTTGCTCGATCTGCTCCGCCAGGCGGTAGATCTTGCGACGGTCTTCCTCGCGTTCGTCCTCGGACAGTTCTCGGGAGGTTGTCGGGACAACCACTTGATTCGGCGGCGGGGCCAGCCGGCCGAAGGGGCTGATCGCCTGGCGGGCCGACTCCATCAGTTTCTCGGCCTGCGCCAGACCCAAGCTGGCCTTGTCGAAATCGGGGCGGCTCTCCAGCGCCTTTCGAAAGTTCATGGCTGCGAGCGTGTGATTTTTCAGGTCGGCATAGATGTTGCCGAGATTGTAGTAGGCTTCGGCCATCTGCGGATTCAGTCGAACCGCTTCGCGGTAGGCGGAGATTGCCAGGTTGGTCTGATTCGACTTCCGGTAGGTGATGCCGAGGTTGTAGTAGGCGTCGGAGTTGCGGGGATCCCGCTGCAGCACCTTTCGCAGGGCCGCTTCCGCCTGCTTGTGATTGCCCATACGGTTGAGGACGGCGCCGAGATTGACGTTGAATCGCGGCTGGGTCGGGAGCAAGTCCGCCAGTCTGGCGAAGTATTCCGCCGCGGCCGGAAAGTCGCCTTTGACATACAAGGCCGACGCCAGCGACTCCAGCGATTCCGCATGCTGCGGTTCCAGCGTCAGCGCCTTGCGGAACAGCTCGATGGCGTCGTCGACCCGACGGGATTTCAGGGCGGCGCGCCCCTGCTCGAAGAGGGAACCGACGTCAGACTGGCTCATCGCGATCGACCCTGTTGGAATCTGGTTGCCTGCGAACTCTCGCGGACGCCATGTCTTGACCTAAGCGGCCTCAGTCTGCTGCATTTCCCCGTCGGCCAGCTCGACGAGTCGCGTGCGGCCCCGCTGGAGGAACTGAAGCTTGCCCTCCCGCGCCAGCCAGCCGAGGCCGTACAGGACCAGATCCCGGGAAAGACCGCTCGCTTCGATCAGCTTGGGGATCGTCAGCGCGCCGGTGCCGCTGAGTGTCTGCCAGACGGTTCCCGCGGCCGCGCCGATTCGATTCATCTCGTCGTCGATTCGTTCCTGCACCCTCGACCCTCACTTTCTCGGAGAGACCGCTTACCGGTCCTCATTCAACCGACTGGTGAGCCTTGATCTGCACGTCTGGCGGAATGAACGTCGGAAGATGTCGACTCAACGCGCCCGAGTATACGACGACATGGCGAGCGGAGTCAAAAAAACTGACCGGAGTTCAGGGAATTTCCATGTGGTTCCGTGCAGTCCTTGGACTTCCGTGAAACGGGTCCTCTTGACCAGTTCGTCTGTTTCTCCTGTAATCCCGCTCCGGTGGTCGACTGCCGCCAGATCGGCGGTCCGCCGCCGGCGCCGGATCACCCACGGACCGGGATTTTGCCGACCAATGACCTTCGACCGCTACTTATTGCGGAGTTTTCTCCACGTCTTCGTGGTCTGCTTTATTACGTCGTTCGGTCTGATGGTCGTGATTGACCTGTTCGAGAATCTCGACGAGTTCATCAACGAGAACGGCGGCAAGATGCGCCTGCAAGTCGTTCAGGCGATCTTTCAGTTTTATGCGTATCGGGCCATCTTCTTCTTCGATCAGGGGGGGGCCGTGATGGCCGTCGCCTCCGCGATGGTCGTGCTGATTCTGTTTCAGCGCAACGGCGAACTGCATCCTCTGCTCGCGGCCGGGATTTCGATGTATCGATTGCTGTTGCCGCTGGTTGCGGGCGTGATCGGCGTCAGCGTGCTGCTGATCATCAATCAGGAATTCATCGTTCCCCGCTTTTCGGCTCAGGCGTTCGAGAATCGGGGAACGGGGGGGCCGCAGACCAACGAGGTCGAAGCCGTCGTCGACCACTCTTCAATGATTTCCATTGGGGGCGATTCGCTGCAGCTCGCCGAACAGCGCCTCATGGGAGCCGTTTTCACCCTGCCGGCGCCGCTGGTGGCGACGGAGCTGACTGTGGTCAATGCACATTCCGCCCGCTTTCTCAAGCCCCAGGGCCGACGCCCGGCGGGATGGCTGCTCGAAGGATTGCGGCAAAGATCCGACCAGTTTCCGTTGACCGAATTCGGACGAACGGTGGTCGTACCCCTGAAAGATCCGGGACGTGTCTTCATCGCCACGGCGATCAGCGGCGATCAGCTTTACAAGCGAAATTCGAATCTGTCGTTGCTCTCGCTGCAGGAGCTCGTCACTCGCATCCGCTGCCCGGCGTTCAGCACACGCGCCGTCCAGCAGATGATTCTGCACATGCACACGCGTCTGCTGCAGCCCGCGATCAATGTCATCGCCGTGCTGATCGTCATCCCGCTGATGGTTCGTCGAGAGAGCGTCGGTCTCGTCGTCGATTCCGCGCTCTGCGGCGGAGCCCTCACTCTCGTATTTGCCGTGATGCATGCGTTTCAGCAACTCGGCAGCTTGCAGCTCGTGGGGCCCGAGCTGGCGGCCTGGGCTCCGGTCGTCTTCGGCGGCACGCTCAGCGCCTGGCTCTCCGGAACAATCCGGACGTGATTCGACCCTCTCCGCCGGAAGACGCATGTCGACGAACAACGCGGCCGCGGAGTCTCGCCTGTTACCGACGCGATTCGGGCTGCCCGTATCGGAACGCGTCTGGCTGCTCTTCGGCATTCTGTTGCTGGCCTGGCGGCTCGTAAGTCTTTGCTGGACGCCCGGCGAACTGATTCCCGACGAAGCTTACTACTGGGACTGGTCCCGGCAGCTCGACGGCGGCTATTACAGCAAGCCGCCGCTGGTCGCCTGGATCATTGCGGCGTCGACTTCGTTGTTCGGCAGCCGAGAATGGAGTGTGCGGCTGCCGGCGGTTCTGCTGAGCACCGCTGGTCTCGTCCCTGTCTTTCTCCTGACGCGCCAGCTCTACTCCACCCAGGCCGCCGCAATCACCGTTCTTGCGCTGGCTGCGACCCCGGGAGTGACGGCTTCGTCAATGTTCATGACGATCGACGCACCGTTCCTGTGTGCCTGGTGTTTCGCATTGTGGACCCTCTGGAACCTGCTGAAGTCTCCGCCGAATGACTGGAAATGGGTGTTGCCGGCCGTCGTCGCGACAGCGGCCGGGCTGCTGTCCAAGCAGACGATGTTCGGGTTGTTTCCGCTGCTGGCGTTCTTTCTGGTCTTATCCCGCGAAGATCGCGGCTGGTGGCGCGATCCTCGACTTTATATCTGGACTCTCGCGAGTCTGTTGAGCCTGACTCCAGTGGTCTGGTGGAATCTGCAACATCAGTGGCTGACCTGGCAGCATACGCAGGACCATTTCCGCGCCACGACAACCTCCCCGCTGCAACATCTGGCCTGGGGCGGCGAGTTCATTGCCAGTCAGTTCGGAGTGGTCTCGCCGCTGACTTTGACGCTCGTGTTGATCGTCATGCTGGTCGGGCCGTTCCGATGGAGCCCCGTTCCGCGTCGCGAGAAATTTCTGCTGGTCTTCAGCGCCGTTCCGCTGATGCCTGTGGCGGTGTTGAGCTTCCTGCAGCGCGTGCAGCCGAACTGGCCTGCCGCTTTCTACGTGACCGGGTTCATTCTGCTGGGCGGCTGGGTGGCCGGGCAGATCAGCATCGACCCGCAGACTGACCGCTGGCGAAGGTTCTGGGGCTCGGGTGTCATACTGGGGGCGGCCCTCTCCGCGTCATTGTACGTCCTGCCCGTTGTACTTCCGATGACCGGCTGGGCTGGCACGAAGATCGACCCGACAACGCGATTTCGGGGCTGGCGCGCATTGGCTGAAGCCATCGACGAGTGTCGTCGAAAAACTCCTGGCGGCCTGCCGAAACTGGTCATCGCGGCGACATCCCGCGGACCGGTCAGCGAGCTGGCGTTCTACCTGCCGGACCAGCCGCGCGTTTACCGCTGGAATGCGGGCGGACGAATCGATTCGCAACACGACGTCTGGGGCGGTCCCAGCGGGGCTGCCGGCGCTTCTGCAATCATCGTCACGGAAGGGCTCTGGCCCGTCGATCGTGAACTCGTCGCCGCGTTTGCGACGGTGACGCCCCTCTCCGAGATCCGCATTCCGCTCGGCAACCGCCGATTTCACGAGTACGCCGTGTGGCGGGGGACGGGGTTTCGCCAGTGGCCGAAGTTCAGCTCATCGCAGTTCCCGCATTGATGAATGCCGGGGAGACAAAGTCCTGAATTTTTTGTGAACCGATGATTGAGGATACGTCTTGATCTTTACGTCGGATCGCGATTCAGCGACACCATTCTCAACGACCTCGCTCTCGTCAAAAGTAGGTGATTCGTTGGCAGACAGTCAACAGTGTCCTGTTTCTGACACCGGCCCCATTTCGCCGCAGCGGCCAAGGCCTCGCCATGCCGCTTCGGCGAGTCGCACGGCGCCGGGGCTGCGATGGCAGGGAGCGTCGTCGCTTTCGATCACCCCGGTAGACCTTGGCCGCGATCTTTTCCTGAGGTTCTCCGGACATTGTGCGACGCGGATCTGGCCAGTCTGGCGGCCGTTGTTGAGCGTGGTGTTGTTGACGCTGATGATCCGCTGGGCCGATCTTGACCCTGCGATCTCCGCCCTGTTTTTTGACTCCGAAACGGGTGACTGGTCCTGGGCGCAGTCGTGGCCGGTTCAGTCGCTGTATTTGCTCGGACCTGTTCCTGCATTCCTACTGGCCGGAGGCGGAGCGCTCGCCTGGTTGATGGGGTGGAAACTGCAGGGCGCGGTCGCGCCGCCGAACTCGGCCAAGTTTCTGGTGGTCCTGTTCCTGATTGGACCGGGGCTGGTGGTGAATGTCGGATTCAAGCAGACCTGGGGACGTCCTCGTCCTTCGCAGGTGCGGCAGTTTGGCGGCGATCGGGAATTCGTGCCGGTCGGAACCCCCGGCGCCGGTCAGCACCGGAACTCCAGCTTTCCCTCCGGGCATGCGGCAACGGCGTTCTATCTGATGGCTCCGGCGTTTATGGTCCGGAGTCGAAGGCCGCGGCTGGCAGCCGGAGTTGCCGTGGCTGGCGGGCTGTTCGGGCTGCTGATGGGCCTGGCCCGGATCGCGCAGGGGGGGCACTGGGCGAGCGATATCCTCTGGAGCGCCGTCATCGTCTATCTGACGGCGGTCATTCTTGCACGATGGCTGCTCGTGCCGATCCGCAGGCCTGTTCCGGCGCCAGCCAGTCGTTAAGTCTGACCGAGGGGGTGGCAACCAGTCCGCCGTCGGCCCCAACGACATACAGTCCGGCTGCGCCGGGAGTGGCGTCGATCAGTTTCAGCCCGCGATCCGGCCCCAGCAGACAAGCCGAAGTCGCAAGTCCGTCCGCGGTGGCGCCGTCTGGAGCAACGACCGTCACGCTGCAACGGCGCGTCAGCCCCACGCCGGTCGCCACATCGACGAAGTGCGAGTAGCGAACTCCGTTAATTTCCACGAACTGGAATGCGTCGCCGGACGTCGAGGCGGCACAGTTCTTGAGGAGCAGATGCCGGCTGGGAGGTCCGTCCGGCTTGTCGAGGGGGGCGATGCCGACTTTCCAGCCCGCTGCGTCGGGAGGAGGATCTCCCGCCACGATGTCTCCCGCAATCGCGACCAGGGCGCGGCGGCAACCGTGCGATTTCAGGGTCTCGAATGCTTCCTGCGCGATGAGTCCCTTACCGATGCCGCCGAAATCGAGCTGCATGCCTTCCCGGGCCAGCTCGATGGATCGGGTTTCGGGATGGAACCTCACGAACTTGTCACCGACGTGGCGGCGCGTCTCGGCGATCTGTTCCGGGTCGGGAAGTTCCTGCTTCCGACGGGCGCGACGCCACAACTTGGTGAGCGGGCCGGCGGTGACGTCGAACGCGCCGTCGGTCAGTTCCGAGAACCGGCGGGCCGTCCGCAGCGTATTCCAGAGGTCTTGACTGACCGCGACGGGTTTTCCAGGTTGCGCCGTTCGGCAAAGACGCATTGCTTCGCTGTTCTCGTCGTAGTCGCTTAGAACGAGGTTGAGGGCGTCGATCCTTCGCCAGGCCGCCGCGGCGGCGTCATTTGCGACAGACTCCTGGTCAGCGTATAGTGTCAGATTGACGTCAACGCCGAGGCGCCGCTCTGTGTATTCGAAACGCGTCGCGTCGCCAGCCAGCAGCCGGGAGCCGGTTGCAACGCTGCCGATCGCCAGTGCCATTACGACCGCGGTTTGAATCATGGAGGAGTGAATGCGGGCGCCCGGCATGAAAGTCTCCAGTCCGTTCAGAAAGAGTTCTGCGCGATGTTGAGCCTACGTACCTCCCGGTTCGTCCTGCAAGTCCTGGCCTGTGTTGCGGCGGTTGCCCCGATGGCGGCGTTCGCCGCCGAGCCCGGCAAGGCGGCGGACATGCAGCCCTATGTGGAAATGATTTCCGGGACCGATGTGAAATTCGAAATGCTGCCGATTCCCGGCGGCGAATTCCTGATGGGAAGCCCCCCCGCCGAGGCGGATCGTAAGGACGACGAGGGCCCGCAGCACCCGGTGAAAGTCGATCCGTTCTGGATGGGCAAGCACGAAGTGACCTGGAACGAGTACGACATCTGGTCGTTCAATCTGGATATCAAGCGACGGGAACTGGAGAAGAAGCAGCCGACAGACCTCGATAAGGGAGCTGACGCGGTGACCCGCCCGACCAAGCCGTACACCGACATGACGTTCGGCATGGGGCAGCGGGGCTTTCCGGCGATCTGTATGACTCAGCACGCCGCCAAAAAGTATTGCGAATGGCTCTCGGCCAAAACCGGGCACTACTACCGACTGCCGACTGAGGCCGAATGGGAGTACGCCTGCCGTGCGGGAACGACGACGAAGTACTCTTTCGGCGATGACGACGCCGACCTCGACGACTACGCCTGGCACTACGGCAACAGCAACGAGAAGTACCAGAAAGTCGGCCTGAAGAAACCGAATCCCTGGGGGCTCCACGATATTCATGGCAACGTCGCCGAGTGGTGTCTCGACAAGTACGAAGCCGATTTCTACAGCAAGTTCCCGCTCGACAAGCCCGCGGTCTTCCCGTTGTGCATTCCCAACACGGAGTACCCCCGTGTGGCTCGCGGCGGTTCGTGGGACGACGATCCTCCGGCGCTCCGCAGCGCCGCCCGGAACTACTCGACCGACGAGTGGAAGCAACAGGATCCTCAGATTCCCAAGAGCGTCTGGTACATGACCGACGCTCTCCAGGTCGGGTTCCGGGTCGTCCGTCCGCTGAAGACGCCGACCGTCGAGGAACGTAAAACGCTGCAGCTTGACGCGATTCTGCCGAGCGACGCGCGGGAGAAGGCCAATCGCGATCAGTAACGACCGACAATCATTGTGATGCACCATTCCTGACCGGTTTTTTCACCAGATTCGCGGAGAGCTCCATGGATCCACACCCTTCGACGTCTCGCCGGGATTTCCTGAAGACCTCCTCGGTCGCCGCCGTCGGCGCCGGGCTCGCTCAGATCAGCCTGCAAAGTTCCGTCTACGCCAGCGGCGACGACTCGGTCAAAATCGGCCTGATCGGCGCCGGCGGTCGTGGAACCGGAGCAGCCAGTCAGGCCCTGTCGGTGGCGCCGAACGCGAAGCTGACTGCCGTCGGCGACATCTTCGAGAACGCCGCGCAGGCTGCCGCCAGCAACATCAAGGGCGCTATCGGCGACAAGGCGAGCCGCGTCACTGTCACGCCGGAAACGACCTTCAGCGGCTTCGACGCCTACAAGAAGGTGATCGAAAGCGGCGTCGATCTGGTGATCCTGGCGACGCCCCCCGGCTTCCGCCCGATTCACTTTGAGTACGCCGTGAACGCCGGCAAGCACGTCTTCATGGAGAAGCCGGTCGCCGTTGATTCCGTCGGTGTCCGGATGGTGCTGGCGGCCAACGAGATTGCCAAGCAGAAGAAGCTGAAGGTGGGCGTCGGTCTGCAGCGGCACCACCAGGTCGGCTACCTGGAAACCATTCAGCGGCTCAAGGACGGCGCGATCGGCGACATTCTGGCACTCCGCGTCTACTGGAACGGCGGCGGCGTGTGGGATCCGCGAGTGAGCTGGGAGAAGAAGACGTCGGAAATGGAGTACCAGATCAAGAACTGGTACTACTACAACTGGCTCTCCGGCGACCACATCAATGAGCAGCACATCCACAACCTGGACGTCGGCTGCTGGGTCAAGGGGAAGTACCCCGTCAAGTGCAACGGCATGGGGGGGCGACAGTTCCGGACCGACAAGAAATACGGCGAAATCTTCGATCACCACTACGTCGAGTATGAATTCGACGACGGCACGATCATGTACAGCCAGTGTCGCCACATCCCCAATTGCTGGAACAGCGTCTCCGAGCACGCCCACGGCAGCAAAGGGACGGTCGACATCAGCGGCTACAAGATCGACGGCGCCGAGAAGTGGCGGTATCGCGGTCCGAACCCGAATCCGTATCAGGTCGAGCACGACGACCTGCACGCCGCGATCCGTAGCGGCGCGGAGTACAACGAAGGGGATAACGGCGCCTACAGCACGATGACCGCCATCATGGGCCGGGACGCAACCTACTCGGGCCAGGTCATCAACTGGGATGACGCCATGAAGTCCGAGATCAGCCTGATGCCCAAAGTCTTCTCCTTCGACGCCGATCCTCCGGTCAAGGCCGATGCCGAAGGCCGCTACCCGGTCCCGATGCCCGGTCAGACCAAGGTCCTCTAGACCCGGTCGCCTGACGGAGCCAATAACGAAACTGCCCGCGAACGATCAGTCGTTCGCGGGCAGTTTGCATTTTCGAGAGTTGAAACGACCAACTGCGTTTGCGGGGCGGTGAACTGCGGTCGCTCGTCGTGGCGGCAGGGGGGAAGCTCCGGGGCGTCTTCGCGGAGCCTCGGATTCGTTAATGATTGTAACAGGAGTTAAAATCATGCGCTACTTCCTGATGAGCGTCATCGGCCTTATGGCGGGGCTGCCCCAACTGACCCTCCATGCCGCCGAGCCCTGCCGGATCGAAGTGGTCGAACAGGGGACCGGTTGGCCCGTGCCGCTGGTGGAACTGCGGACGATTCACAACGTCCGCTTCGTCACCGACAACGCCGGCGTCATCGCCTGCGATCTGCCCGAACTGATGGGGCGCGAAACGTGGTTTTCCGTCGCCGGCCACGGCTACGAAGTCCCTGCGGACGGCTTCGGCTATCGCGGCGTTCGAATTCCGATCGATCCCGGCGCGACGCGGCGGATCGAAGTCCGGCGGACGATCATCGCCCGCCGGATCGGCCGACTGACGGGGGGCGGGCTGTTTGCCGAAAGCCAGAAGTGCGGCGATGCGGGGCTGCCGGAGAGCGGCGTCCTGGGCTGCGACAGCACTCAGAACGCAATTCACCGGGGCAAGCTGTTCTGGATCTGGGGCGACACCAACCTGCCGCGGTATCCGCTCGGCATCTTTGACGCCTCATGTGCGGTCAGCGAGATCCCGTCCGCTGACGCACTGATTCCGCCGCTCAAGCCGAAGTTCGACTACTTCCGCGACGAGAAGGGGCAACCAAGGGGCGTGGCGAAATTACCGGGACCGGGGCCGACGTGGCTGGCGGCGATGGTCAGTCTGCCGGATCGGTCTGGAAATTCGCATCTGGTGGCGACGTATCTGAAGGTCAAGCCGCCGCTGGACGCATACCAGTGGGGGCTGACGCACTGGAATGAAGAGAAGCAGGCCTTCGAGCCGTTTCGCGTTCTGTGGGAGAAGGACAAGGATGGCGGCGAGCCGCCGCCTCGACCAGACGGACATGCGGTTCCCTGGGAGGACGAAGCAGGACGAAAGTGGATCCTCTTCGGCAATCCGTTTCCGACGTTGAAGATTCCCGCGACCTTTGAGGCCTGGCAGGACGCCGGCACGTGGATTGTTCTGAAACCGCAGGAGTCGGTGCCGGATCACGCCGGCGGGCCGGCGGTCAAGCCGCATACCGGTTCGATCGCCTGGAATCCGCATCGCCGGCGGTGGGTGACGGTCTTCCTGCAGAACTTCGGCAAGCCGTCGGTTTTCGGGGAGCTCTGGTACGCCGAGGCCGACCAGCCGACCGGCCCCTGGGGACCGGCGGTGAAAGTGCTGTCCCACGCCAACTACACGTTCTACAACCCCGTGCTCCATCCGGAGTTCACCGGAGCCGATTCCCCCTCTCTGTACTTTGAAGGAACGTACACGGTCAGCTTCACCGACAATCAACAACCGACGCCGCGGTACGAATACAATCAGATGCTGTACCGGCTCGATCTCGACGATCCGGCGCTCAAGCCGTCGCAGCCGCGTTGACAACGCAGCCCGGTTGCGTTTACGGGCGGCGTGCAGGTCTTTGTGAGTTGCAAGTGATTGTTTTGTCCGGAGTTGCGGCGATTCTGCTGTTGACGGATCGCGGCTCCGGTCGATAATGCCTGAGGCGATGTCGCCCAAGGCGCCCCCATGTTCCGCTTCGTGGTCCTCCTGACGCTGGTTGCTCAGACTCTGCAGCTCTTTGCCTGCTGCGAGAGTTGCTGCGCCGACGCGTCGGCTGCGACAGCTCCGGTGGCGGAGGCCCCGAAGTGCTGCCATCACCACCACGATAAGTCTCCCAACGAGGCTCCGAATGCGCCGCGGCAGCCCGCGCACCCGGACGACTCGCACCATGTCTGCCTGGCGACGCACGTCTTTTATGTGCGTGACGCCCGCGGGGGAGCGGCTGCGGCGACCGGCGAACTTCAGTTCGCCCTCCTCCCCGCGGTTGCAGGTCCCCGCCTGTCTGCGGTTCCGCTCGTGGAACCCTCCAGACTGGAGCTGCTGCACCCTGGGATTCCGGCGGCGACTGCGCGCGCGGCGCTCGGCGTCTATCTGCTGTAGCAGTCGCTGAGTCCCGGTTTCGGCCCGTGGCGGACTCTGTCGGCCGGGCCGGTTCTTTGGCGTCATTTCCCGTGCGATGGCCGCGCGCCGTATGCACTCGTTGAGTGCCGTCTTGCGCCCGGCGGGTGCGCCGATTGTGCTCTGCTTTCTCTGTGCCTTGAAAGGATTCTCCATGTTTCGGACTTCGATTCTGTCAGTTGCCGCCATGTGGTTTGTCGCGGGTTCGACTCCGATGGCAGTTGCCGCTCCGCCGGCGGCGCCGGTCCATGCTCACCCGGAGAAAGGTCCCCACGGCGGACCGCTGCTGGAACTGGGCGACGAAGAGTTCCATGCGGAAGTGCTGCTCGACGAAAAGGCGGGCACGCTGGCGATCTATTTGCTTGATAGCGCCGCCAAGATGGCCGTGCCAGTCGAGGCGAAGGAGCTGGTGATCAATCTCAAGCATGGGGGAAAACCGGTGCAGTTCAAGCTGCCAGCCGCTCCGCTCAAGACCGATCCCAAGGGGCAGTCGTCCTGCTTCGTCGTGAAGAGCCCGGACCTGATTCACAACCTGCACCACAAGGACCACGGCGCCCGGATGGCGGTCAAGGTCCGCGGCAAGTCCTACACGGCAAAGGTCGCGCTGGCGCACGATCACGATCACAAGCACTAAGTCGCCGGCATTCGAGTTGATAGTGATCGGGAAGACTGCGATGAAGTTGCGACTGAAAATTGTGACTGTCGGTCTGGCGGCGGCAGCTCTGGCTGCCGCCGGCTGGTACTGGCGCACGCCGCTTGAGGCGCAGGTCGCCGCCTGGCGGTCACGGGCGGTTCCGAAGTCCGCCGACGTTGATGACCACGCCGGTCACGACCATGCCGGCCATGATCACGGCGACGACGCTCATGCAGAGAGCGGCGTTAACGAAGTGCTGATTTCCGAGCAGGCCCGGGCCAACCTCGGGCTGCGCCTCGGCGAAGTGGAACTGACCGACTACACCCGGACGGTGGTCATTCCGGGGCGGATCATCGAGCAACCCGGTCACAGCGAACGTCGAATCACCACCACGCTCAGCGGGATTGTGACGAAAGTCTACACGCATCCGGGCCAGAGCGTCCGACCTGGCGACCCGGTGCTCGATCTGCAGCCGACG harbors:
- a CDS encoding formylglycine-generating enzyme family protein, which gives rise to MLSLRTSRFVLQVLACVAAVAPMAAFAAEPGKAADMQPYVEMISGTDVKFEMLPIPGGEFLMGSPPAEADRKDDEGPQHPVKVDPFWMGKHEVTWNEYDIWSFNLDIKRRELEKKQPTDLDKGADAVTRPTKPYTDMTFGMGQRGFPAICMTQHAAKKYCEWLSAKTGHYYRLPTEAEWEYACRAGTTTKYSFGDDDADLDDYAWHYGNSNEKYQKVGLKKPNPWGLHDIHGNVAEWCLDKYEADFYSKFPLDKPAVFPLCIPNTEYPRVARGGSWDDDPPALRSAARNYSTDEWKQQDPQIPKSVWYMTDALQVGFRVVRPLKTPTVEERKTLQLDAILPSDAREKANRDQ
- a CDS encoding tetratricopeptide repeat protein → MSQSDVGSLFEQGRAALKSRRVDDAIELFRKALTLEPQHAESLESLASALYVKGDFPAAAEYFARLADLLPTQPRFNVNLGAVLNRMGNHKQAEAALRKVLQRDPRNSDAYYNLGITYRKSNQTNLAISAYREAVRLNPQMAEAYYNLGNIYADLKNHTLAAMNFRKALESRPDFDKASLGLAQAEKLMESARQAISPFGRLAPPPNQVVVPTTSRELSEDEREEDRRKIYRLAEQIEQLAETAISYLQDTLEPRLMEIQKTVAGGRGRNLAIGRAGADFREAVEEWSNLRRQLRRKVLELRAHEELIATPDVAI
- a CDS encoding winged helix-turn-helix domain-containing protein, with translation MNRIGAAAGTVWQTLSGTGALTIPKLIEASGLSRDLVLYGLGWLAREGKLQFLQRGRTRLVELADGEMQQTEAA
- a CDS encoding phosphatase PAP2 family protein, with the translated sequence MVLLTLMIRWADLDPAISALFFDSETGDWSWAQSWPVQSLYLLGPVPAFLLAGGGALAWLMGWKLQGAVAPPNSAKFLVVLFLIGPGLVVNVGFKQTWGRPRPSQVRQFGGDREFVPVGTPGAGQHRNSSFPSGHAATAFYLMAPAFMVRSRRPRLAAGVAVAGGLFGLLMGLARIAQGGHWASDILWSAVIVYLTAVILARWLLVPIRRPVPAPASR
- a CDS encoding ArnT family glycosyltransferase: MSTNNAAAESRLLPTRFGLPVSERVWLLFGILLLAWRLVSLCWTPGELIPDEAYYWDWSRQLDGGYYSKPPLVAWIIAASTSLFGSREWSVRLPAVLLSTAGLVPVFLLTRQLYSTQAAAITVLALAATPGVTASSMFMTIDAPFLCAWCFALWTLWNLLKSPPNDWKWVLPAVVATAAGLLSKQTMFGLFPLLAFFLVLSREDRGWWRDPRLYIWTLASLLSLTPVVWWNLQHQWLTWQHTQDHFRATTTSPLQHLAWGGEFIASQFGVVSPLTLTLVLIVMLVGPFRWSPVPRREKFLLVFSAVPLMPVAVLSFLQRVQPNWPAAFYVTGFILLGGWVAGQISIDPQTDRWRRFWGSGVILGAALSASLYVLPVVLPMTGWAGTKIDPTTRFRGWRALAEAIDECRRKTPGGLPKLVIAATSRGPVSELAFYLPDQPRVYRWNAGGRIDSQHDVWGGPSGAAGASAIIVTEGLWPVDRELVAAFATVTPLSEIRIPLGNRRFHEYAVWRGTGFRQWPKFSSSQFPH
- a CDS encoding FAD:protein FMN transferase; translated protein: MPGARIHSSMIQTAVVMALAIGSVATGSRLLAGDATRFEYTERRLGVDVNLTLYADQESVANDAAAAAWRRIDALNLVLSDYDENSEAMRLCRTAQPGKPVAVSQDLWNTLRTARRFSELTDGAFDVTAGPLTKLWRRARRKQELPDPEQIAETRRHVGDKFVRFHPETRSIELAREGMQLDFGGIGKGLIAQEAFETLKSHGCRRALVAIAGDIVAGDPPPDAAGWKVGIAPLDKPDGPPSRHLLLKNCAASTSGDAFQFVEINGVRYSHFVDVATGVGLTRRCSVTVVAPDGATADGLATSACLLGPDRGLKLIDATPGAAGLYVVGADGGLVATPSVRLNDWLAPEQACGSARAAIVQE
- a CDS encoding LptF/LptG family permease, giving the protein MTFDRYLLRSFLHVFVVCFITSFGLMVVIDLFENLDEFINENGGKMRLQVVQAIFQFYAYRAIFFFDQGGAVMAVASAMVVLILFQRNGELHPLLAAGISMYRLLLPLVAGVIGVSVLLIINQEFIVPRFSAQAFENRGTGGPQTNEVEAVVDHSSMISIGGDSLQLAEQRLMGAVFTLPAPLVATELTVVNAHSARFLKPQGRRPAGWLLEGLRQRSDQFPLTEFGRTVVVPLKDPGRVFIATAISGDQLYKRNSNLSLLSLQELVTRIRCPAFSTRAVQQMILHMHTRLLQPAINVIAVLIVIPLMVRRESVGLVVDSALCGGALTLVFAVMHAFQQLGSLQLVGPELAAWAPVVFGGTLSAWLSGTIRT